One genomic window of Elaeis guineensis isolate ETL-2024a chromosome 2, EG11, whole genome shotgun sequence includes the following:
- the LOC105056556 gene encoding LOW QUALITY PROTEIN: uncharacterized protein (The sequence of the model RefSeq protein was modified relative to this genomic sequence to represent the inferred CDS: inserted 1 base in 1 codon) encodes MTKSGTERKRVRRAPVGGIAETPPKKSATKKDVFQLFAEKVRDNKQLESRWAILRETRFEYFRGKDFAVFLRNHSEVKEILGSDKDLEAEDITNILLQKNLIVRCDXVVKTVRPGKKKLSSWPAHLEIHPEQVFSENDAFFAWTFMKRQTLWQTIISFLWPLVALAVCLFPVYPYRCKIVVLYSCAGALLLLVSLILFRAAVFGALYVLLGKRIWFFPNINAEETTFRELIQFWPQKDEGEPPKWTSRLTYAVAAVLIIVLLRRHAPDEAARARYQKKVSNIIDDVLEWSPTLALSGMMDRQQPVVNATETKHPTDGSRSSAEEEPYVDMNREANSDGVDDESTFDDEADHSKHDS; translated from the exons AAGTCAGCTACAAAAAAAGATGTGTTTCAGTTGTTTGCTGAGAAGGTTAGAGATAACAAGCAACTTGAGTCCAGGTGGGCTATTTTGCGAGAAACAAGGTTCGAGTATTTTAGAGGGAAGGATTTCgctgttttcttgagaaatcattcaGAAGTTAAGGAAATTTTAGGATCAGATAAAGACCTAGAGGCAGAGGATATTACTAATATATTACTACAGAAAAACCTCATTGTAAGATGTG GTGTGGTGAAAACTGTTAGGCCTGGGAAGAAAAAGTTATCATCATGGCCTGCTCATTTGGAGATTCATCCT GAGCAAGTTTTCTCAGAAAATGATGCTTTTTTTGCATGGACATTTATGAAAAGACAGACACTATGGCAGACAATTATTTCCTTCCTTTGGCCTCTGGTGGCATTAGCAGTGTGCCTGTTTCCTGTTTATCCTTATCGATGCAAGATAGTTGTTCTCTATTCATGTGCTGGTGCTCTACTACTTTTAGTAAGCCTGATTTTAT TTAGAGCTGCAGTCTTTGGAGCTCTATATGTCCTCCTTGGAAAGCGTATCTGGTTTTTCCCCAATATCAATGCTGAGGAAACGACATTTAGAGAGTTGATCCAGTTTTGGCCTCAGAAAGATGAAGGGGAGCCGCCAAAATGGACATCACGGCTTACTTATGCTGTTGCTGCTGTGCTGATCATAGTTTTGCTTCGGCGCCATGCACCTGATGAGGCTGCTAGAGCCAG GTATCAAAAGAAGGTTTCAAACATTATTGATGATGTCCTTGAGTGGTCCCCAACTTTGGCATTATCAGGGATGATGGACAGACAACAGCCTGTCGTTAATGCAACAGAGACTAAACATCCTACAGATGGAAGTAGATCATCTGCAGAAGAAGAGCCATATGTTGATATGAATAGGGAAGCTAACtcagatggagttgatgatgaaAGTACTTTTGATGATGAGGCtgatcattctaaacatgatagcTGA